One genomic window of Tenacibaculum tangerinum includes the following:
- a CDS encoding T9SS type A sorting domain-containing protein has translation MKTRLLYVVVFLTITFSSNSQNLLNTNTWTVGSGSVSGFGQNGTNSENSREYGIGPEGTNVLLWKATPDASSNADGGWNSSYSNIDHTKTYRFVIWLKKTNSNNGTSYFGFHSYDGAHHSLHLSGTLNSNPYFWYGDLPQLNKWYMLVGYVHGSNYSSTINYGAMYDGDTGEKIRSITDFKFKSSATKLRHRTYLYYDTNTSDRQYFYAPRMELVDGNEPPIEDLLGINDDDRNLLKNYLANWTVGSGSVAGFGQNGTTSENSRELGRNHIGEEVILWKAIPDASSNADGGWNTGWVGASASISYRFSVWIKKTTSNNGSTYFGFYANDSGSLRLDGTYNSNPYFFAGDLPKLNRWYLLVGYVHKSSHTGTSNTGGIYDGITGEKVRTITDYKLKSTVTALRHRSYLYYDINILDRQYFYQPRIDEVNGNEPTITELFHINDDSKLLLSYDIAGNQTQAFYCGNPDYCSLPAAKKEEENNEVNELPSVAEGDMNSEENELSEDPEQIFENTVRIYPNPTTNYATLSLSDDILKNMHSINLYNANSVLLKNIKTNNTNIQLDMSNMAVGMYFIHIHLKKGKSITKKIVKK, from the coding sequence ATGAAAACAAGGCTACTTTATGTGGTTGTTTTTTTGACAATTACATTTTCATCAAACTCACAAAACTTATTAAATACCAATACTTGGACAGTTGGTTCGGGTTCTGTTTCTGGTTTTGGACAAAACGGTACCAACTCTGAAAATAGTAGGGAATATGGCATTGGTCCCGAGGGAACTAACGTTCTGTTGTGGAAGGCTACTCCAGATGCTTCCAGTAATGCAGATGGTGGTTGGAATTCTTCTTATTCAAATATAGATCATACAAAAACGTATCGATTTGTTATTTGGTTAAAAAAGACCAATTCAAATAATGGTACTTCCTATTTTGGATTCCATAGCTATGATGGGGCACATCATTCTTTACATCTAAGCGGAACGCTTAATAGTAATCCTTATTTTTGGTATGGAGATTTACCTCAGTTAAATAAGTGGTATATGCTAGTTGGCTACGTACATGGTAGTAACTATAGTTCAACTATCAACTATGGAGCTATGTACGATGGAGATACAGGAGAAAAAATTAGATCTATCACAGACTTTAAGTTTAAGAGCTCAGCAACGAAATTAAGACATAGAACATATCTATATTATGACACGAATACTTCGGATAGGCAGTATTTTTACGCACCCAGAATGGAGTTGGTTGATGGTAATGAGCCACCAATAGAAGATTTATTAGGGATTAATGACGATGATAGAAACTTATTGAAAAATTACCTAGCTAACTGGACAGTAGGTTCTGGTAGCGTTGCAGGTTTTGGGCAAAACGGCACCACTTCAGAAAATAGCAGAGAGCTTGGAAGAAACCATATAGGAGAAGAAGTAATTTTATGGAAAGCAATACCTGATGCTTCTAGTAATGCAGATGGTGGTTGGAATACTGGATGGGTTGGAGCTAGTGCTAGCATCTCCTATCGCTTTAGTGTATGGATAAAAAAAACAACATCTAATAATGGTTCTACCTATTTTGGATTTTACGCCAATGATAGTGGTTCATTAAGATTGGATGGAACTTACAATAGCAATCCATACTTTTTTGCGGGAGATTTACCAAAATTAAATAGGTGGTATTTATTAGTAGGGTATGTACATAAAAGTAGTCATACAGGAACTTCCAATACAGGAGGAATTTATGATGGTATAACGGGAGAAAAAGTTAGAACGATAACAGATTATAAGCTAAAAAGCACGGTAACTGCGTTAAGACACCGTTCGTATCTATATTACGATATCAATATACTGGATAGGCAGTATTTTTATCAACCAAGAATAGATGAAGTAAACGGTAATGAACCTACAATAACAGAATTATTTCATATTAATGATGATTCAAAATTACTACTCTCTTACGATATAGCAGGAAATCAAACACAGGCTTTTTATTGTGGTAACCCAGATTATTGCTCGCTTCCCGCGGCCAAGAAAGAAGAGGAAAATAATGAGGTAAATGAACTACCGTCGGTTGCAGAAGGTGATATGAACAGTGAAGAAAATGAACTTTCAGAAGACCCTGAGCAAATATTCGAAAATACTGTGCGCATTTACCCGAATCCGACAACTAATTATGCCACTCTTAGTTTAAGTGACGATATATTGAAAAACATGCATTCGATAAATTTATACAATGCCAACTCAGTACTATTGAAAAATATCAAGACAAATAATACTAACATTCAACTAGATATGAGTAACATGGCAGTAGGGATGTATTTTATTCATATTCATTTGAAAAAAGGGAAAAGTATTACAAAAAAAATTGTTAAAAAATAA